The following DNA comes from Streptomyces sp. NBC_00273.
CCTGACCCTCCCGTCCGGCCCGACCCCGACCGCGACCCCGGGCACTGAACGGATGCCGTGCTCCGGCCGGGAGTTCTACGGCGTGACGGCCGGCAGCCCGATGGCGATGCCGCGCCGCCCGGAAGCGCCGACTCTGACGCGGCCGAGGGTGCGGTGAACGGCGGCCGACGACCTTCGAAGGGTATGAGACCGTCGACTTCACCTGCCCGCGTTGCCGCAGCAGGGGTCAAGGAACTGCGGTTCGTGGGCCACGGCGGCGGCCGGACCGTGTGGGTGCGGGGCCACCGCCACCTCTGATTCAGCACGAACGTCGTGGCACGCGGCAGGTCTTGAACATGGTGAAGACCTCCGGTGCGGTGGGAGCTGTCGAGGAACGCACCGCGCCGAGGTCTTCGTGTCCCACCGTAGTGCCCGGCTGACCGTCTTCGCTAGGCCGTCCACGGTGCCGCACGCGGAGTGCTCTCGTCCCGAGAGGGGGCGTCATGGAGTCACTCGGGACCCTGTTCACGGCCGCAGCCTGGGGTGTTCCGCTGGTCAGCCTGTTGGGTGGGGCGATCCTCGTCGTAGCCGTCACGCGTTGGCGCCGTCGCGCAATCAGCGTTCTGGAGAGGGACGAGGAGGAACAAGGCGGACCTGCCCTCCGGTCATCCGGTCGGTAGGGGGGCGTGAGCGGCAGGAGATCGACCAGACCCGCCTCGGCGCGGGCCGAGGGCCGGTAGTCGACCCCGTCCGGGAGGACGACGGCCGGCCGCGACCGCGAGGGCAGGGCGCCCGCCGGAGCGTTCACCGTGCAGGGCGAGCGAGGGGACCGGACTCTCCTCCTGGAGTTCGGAGGCGGCCTGGACATGCGGGCTGACCTCATGGAGGCGATCTCAGCCGAAACGCGTGCCGTCTCGCACTCCAGACCCTGCGCCGCCCGACCCGAGCCGCACGGACGTGTTCGAGGGTCACGGCCCGTCAGCCCGCGTCGGGTCCGCCCGACCGGGCAGCGTCGTGGGCCGCCAGTGCGGCGCGCAGCGTCAGTGCATCGGCTCCGCGCGCAGCGTCCAGTCCGGTGAACTCGGTCGCCTTGCGCAGACGGTAGTCGACCGTGTTCGGATGGATCTGGAGTCGGGCGGCGGCCCGGCGCCGGTCAAGACTGCACGCGAGGAACACGCGTAACGTGGACAGCAGTTCCGGGCGCGCATCGAGCGGGTCGAGCAGCGCCGCGAGCCCGTCCCGGGCCGGTCCGGGGCGGCTCAGCTGGAATTCGAGCAGCACGTCGTCGAGCAGGTACAGGCCGGGCCCCCGGCCGGACGCCTCCGCCACGCCGCGTACCTCGCCGGCCAGCCGGGCGGCCTCGGCGACGCCTTCCGGCGCTGCGGCTGCGGCCGCGGCCAAGAGCTCGGCGCCGCACACCCGACCGAGTTGTTGGACCAGTCGGGAGAGCCGGTCCCGGTCCGCGCGGCCGAAGTCGGCGGCCGGTGTCTCGTACGGGACCAGTACCAGCCCGCCGTCGCCGGACAGCACGGACAGCGGGACCCCCCTCGTCTGGCGCTGCAGTTCATTGCGCAGCCGCCGGAGTTTGCGACGCGCGGCGACCGAATGGTTCATGCCGGGCACCAGCTCGTCCGGGTGCGGTCCCACGCTGATGCTCAGCACCAGGTAGCTGGGCGGCAGATGGATGCCCGCGCGATCGGCCGCGGCCTGCGGGCTGCCGCCCTCCAGCAGCCGGGACAGCAACGACTGCAGGGCGACCTGCTCGTCACTGAGCGCCGTCTGTCGCTCCTGCACGTACCCGGCTGCGACCTCGCAGCTCACCAGCCGGAGGAACGCGAGCAGTTGGCGCTGGACCAACAGCACGTCGCCCAGGTCACCCGGTTCGGCCGCCGAGAAGACCTGGGAGGCGCACTCCTCCGCACCCAGGTGGTAGGCGCCGACCACGGCCTCCAGCGGCACGCCCTCGTCGGCACGCCGGGCCGAGGACTCGCGGATCGCCGCCGCTTCGGCGTGCCCGGGCAGTTCGCCCGTGCGCAGGACCACGGCGAAGCTGCGGATGCCGCGGGTCACCTGCTTGGCGATGTCACCGCCGAGGTGTTCCGCTGACAGCGTGCCGTACACGGGCAGCCGCTCGACGAGCCGGACCATCACCGCACGTTCCAGCGCCACAGCGGCGTCCTGAAGCCGCTTGTGGACCGGCACGCCGCCGAACTGCGGTACCGAGTCCCGCCCCACTGCGTTGGATCCGGTCACAATTCACCTCGCACATTTCTGTTCCCCACCCCGGAGACGTGGCCGCCTACCGGCCCGATGATGTTTCCGGGACATGTCCTACTGGTTGGTAACACGGTTGACCGGTGGATGGCCAGATGCGGCAGACCCCGACCGCATCGTTCCCCGCAATCCCCTGCCGGGGGCCGCCAGCCCCGGCCTGACGCGCCGATGCACCCGACCTCGTAGCGGCGCGTCAGCCCCCCACCCAGAAATCGAGGGACACATGTCCAAGGCAGCCGTTCGCCTGATCGCCGTCGCCGTCGTCACCGCGGCGGCCCTGACCGCCGCGCCGGCGGCCACCGCCGCCCAGTCCACACCGGCAGCAGCGACGGCCACGACGAGCGACCCGTTCTACACCTATGGCGACAGCACGCCCCTGTCCGCCTTCGCGCCGGGCACCGTGCTGAAGACCCGGACGCTGCAGTACCACCTCCTCGGCATCTCCACGCCCCTGAAGGCGGTCCAACTGCTCTACCGCACGACCGACGCCCAGGGCCGCCCGGCCGCCAACGTGACCACGGTGGTGCGCAGCCCGACGGGTGACCGCAGCAAGGCGGTGTCTTACCAGTCGTTCTACGATTCCCTCGACCCGGAGGACGGGCCGTCCCGTGCGATCGCGGGCAACGTCACCCTGGGCGGCCTCATCCCGAACGTCGAGGCCGTCTTCCTGGCGCCCCTGCTGACCCAGGGCTACGACGTCGTCATCCCGGACACCGAGGGGCAGCAGGCGCACTTCGCTGCGGGACCGGAGTACGGGACGAACACG
Coding sequences within:
- a CDS encoding PucR family transcriptional regulator, with the protein product MTGSNAVGRDSVPQFGGVPVHKRLQDAAVALERAVMVRLVERLPVYGTLSAEHLGGDIAKQVTRGIRSFAVVLRTGELPGHAEAAAIRESSARRADEGVPLEAVVGAYHLGAEECASQVFSAAEPGDLGDVLLVQRQLLAFLRLVSCEVAAGYVQERQTALSDEQVALQSLLSRLLEGGSPQAAADRAGIHLPPSYLVLSISVGPHPDELVPGMNHSVAARRKLRRLRNELQRQTRGVPLSVLSGDGGLVLVPYETPAADFGRADRDRLSRLVQQLGRVCGAELLAAAAAAAPEGVAEAARLAGEVRGVAEASGRGPGLYLLDDVLLEFQLSRPGPARDGLAALLDPLDARPELLSTLRVFLACSLDRRRAAARLQIHPNTVDYRLRKATEFTGLDAARGADALTLRAALAAHDAARSGGPDAG